From Colius striatus isolate bColStr4 chromosome 27, bColStr4.1.hap1, whole genome shotgun sequence:
ACTACTCTGCTCAGGACGCTCCAACCCATTAAGCTGAGCTGTAACTAAGCCAGTCCAACCCCCACGCAGCCGTTTTCATGCCAGTCTAAGGCTGCCTTGGTTTATTTTGGCTTAAGGCCATTCCCCATCAATTGGCATCAAACCACCAGTAGTAACTCAGAGGGTGTCGGAGCAGGATTAGGCCCTTCTCCTTCCTAGCCCAGCTCCTGGTGTGAACCAGACCTTTTGAGCCAGGTTTAAACCCCACTGAGAGGGCTTTTGGGATGTCGTGGTTGGTTGGATTCAGCAGGGGGGGTGGCTGCATTCCCAGCGGGTGCCACTCGGGGAAGGGGTTACTAGGGAGGCACGTTCACTCCTGGCACCATcacccctcctcacacagacaCCCACAGGGGTGGGCACCAACCagatgctgtgctgtggggttGCCATGTGGCTCTGTTACAGGGCAAGTTGCTGGGGCAGTGACCTGCTTGTTCCTGTACCTTCCCTGTACTggagcactgctgagggtggTTTTGCAGGACACGCGTGGCAGCTCGGTTTTTTGAGGGGAGGGGAAACCCTAGTCCCTGCGTGGGGCTGCCAGTGTTGCCCGTGGGAGCCATCGACGGGGAACTGCGGGTGGGAGGGAGGCCCCAGAGCATCCCCCGCAGCGCGGATGCAGCCGCTGCCCGACCGTGGGAATGCGCCcaggcggcgggggggggggcaaaGCAGAGGGGTCTCAGCGGGGGGACACCTTCCCCATCCAACGCCCGGGGTGTCGGAGCGGTGCTGCCCGCGGGGTGCGGGGCCGCAGCGTTTCACTCCCGCCCGTCTTCCCCATCACCCCCCGCCCGCATCTCCCCAGCGCCGGGAGCGCCGGAACCGGCGGCCAAAGAAGGCAGCGGAGGCGGGGCCGGATCCAGACCTTGTTTGGTGCTTCCCCTCGGCCTCCCGCCCGCCGTCGACCCGCTTCCCCCGCTTCCAATCTCACACACATCcctccccccacacccccccgctgccgccgccgcgctccccCCGGGCCCCGCCGGGCTGCGGGAGGGGGAAGCTGCgtctggggctgggggaaggggggggcgggAGCGTCTAGAGGAGGGTGAaaaggatggggagggggttaaGGGTGAGAGGAGTGGACGAGGGGTGTAAGGGGAGGGGGCTCTGCTCAAGGTAACGGGGTGTCTGTGCAGGATGAGGGGGTCgctgcaggatggggagggTCTGCAAAAGATAGGGGTGCGTCTACTGAAAGTAGGGTCCTGCAGTGGATGGGGGGGCTGCAGTGGATGAGGAGGAAGGCTTTGAATGGGGAGGGCCCTGAAGTGAATGGGAGGGGGGCTTTGAAGTGGATGGGGGGGGCTAAAGTGGCTAAAACTCACAAGCCACCCCTCCCACACTCACAAACAGGCCACTGTAGGGGCTTGCTGGCCCCCTCCCATCTCTTCCTGGTACATGCCCCCCCCTCCCACCGCAGCATCCCCCTCCCACCTCCCAAAGCGAACGGCTGCTGGCACCGCAGGGTGAAAGTCCTCGGGCCCCTCCTCCCCGgctccccccccgcccccctccagctgcagcaccccCGTCGCCCGGATTTCACTCCCATTGCAAAGCCGGCCCTGCAGGAATTGGGTAAGTGGAGCTATTGCAACACAGCATTTTTCCATACATTTGCTATATAACTCGGAGGGTTTTAAAGATAGCATCAGTTGGCACACTTAGCACGAAACCACCTAATTACTGACGCCTTGGAAGTGCCAAACTTTTTAAAGGGGGGAGGTGAGGTTAAAATCACAGGCAACCAACAAGTGTTACCTGTTTTAAAAGTATTCCAAGCACTGGTGTCCACGGACGCGgggcgtggggagggggcagctcGGTGCAAAGCCATCTCCTCTCTCACCGCTACCTCGAGAAGGGATTCTAGGCTCCCGCAGCCTCAGATCCTTCTCTGCTGACCTTCTCCCTCTCACCCAACCCCAGGCGCGGCCGTTTCCCCCGCACGTCCATCCCGCTTCTGGCGGGCTGCGGGAGGAGGTTTGTGGCCGGTTCCCCCCCTCGTTCCTGCTCTCCAGGGAGATGAGGGAGTGGGGGTTAAATATCTCCAGGTAAGAGCCTGTTTGTGAGCACTCCCGGCGGAGGAGCGGGGAAGGGAGGGCTGGAGAGCCGCTGGCATCGGCGGGTGGGGTGTGAGTGCGGGGAGCAGAACCGTGCCCGGTGCCCGGAGCAGGATGCCCGATGTAGAATATCCGATGCAGAGCGTTCCCAATGCCCGGTACCCGGTGCCCTGTGCAGGATGCTCTGTTCCCGCTGTAGGGTATCCGGTACCCGCTACCCCGTGCTCGTTATACCCTATGCAGGACACGGGATGCCCTATGCCCGATGTAGGATGCTCGGAGCAGGGTGTCCTATACCCAGCGCAGGATGAGTGCCCGGTGCAGGGTGCCCAGTGCCCTGTATCCGGTACAGGATGCTCAGTGCCCGGTTGCTGAGTTGCCGGTACCCGGTGCAGGACACCAGACACTCAGTGCCCGGTGATCCGGTGCCCGGTGGGGGATGCCCGTTGCCCGGTGCCGCCGGTGCCCGGCCCCGCTCTCGCCGGCCCCGCTTCCTGCTTTCTAATGTTCCATTGTGCGGAGCTTCCATTGTGACGTCTCGGCCTCGGCTCGGCTTTGTCTGTCCATATATGGGCAGCTACGTCACGGAGCGCTCCCGCCGCCCGGATAAATGGGCTGCGGAGTCCCCGGCGGAGCAGTCGGGCGGCAGCGAGGGAACCTGCGAGCGGAGCCGAGCGCGGGGAGGGAACGGGGACGGGGACGGGGAGCGGGAGCGAGCGAGAAGGGAGGGGTTAAATCCTCCCACCCGCTTTCTACAACCACATCTGCCAGCCAGATcgcccccccccctccccctcaagGAAACACCACCAGGGACCCACGGAGGACCGCACCCCCCCCCTCGCCCCCTCCTCCGCGGCCACCCccggcccccccccccccccccaatcctcctcctcctcctctcggCCCCCGCCCCAACTTTTTCTCTTGCATGATTTCCCTCGCCGCACGGATTTGCCACTCGGATGTTGTTTCCTCGGGAGCTGAGCTCGGAGCCACGTTGAACCAGCCTTTTCCTCCAGTGCTATGACAGGCAAACTACTGGAGAAGCTACCGGGGACCATGAACACTTTGATGAACCAATTGCCTGACAATCTGTACCCAGAGGAGATCCCCAACTCTTTGAATatcttctccagcagcagcgATTCGGTGGCTCACTACAACCAGATGGCTGCAGGTGAGgcgaaagggggggggggggggatggaaatcggggggggggggggggcgatGGGGCGAGGAGGAGGACGATGTGGGTAGGGTGTCATGGAGCCTCGGAGGGAAGGAAAGATCTGGGGCTGGGGAGCGGCGTGTCCCCCCACCCACGCACCCACCCACCCCTTTCCTCGCCGATCGCTGCAGGGCTCCGCTGAGCGCTGccgccggagccgccgccgcagGTACCGGGCTCCGTGGGGAGGAGAACACGGTGGCGAGGGTTGGGGAACGGGGAGGGGGGGTGATACACGGCCGCGAGACCCCGGTGGCACGGAGGGGACCAACCAGCCAGCGCCGTGATCCGAGCGGGTGCGGATGCACCGCGGACGCGCGTGGCCGTGGCGGccgcctccccccaccccccaacccccaacccccccaaaaccccgcAGCGGCGGCAGCGTGGGCTCCCCGGGACGCGGCGCCGACTTTCCCGGAGCACGGGGGTTTGGGGGGTAGGGGCTGTGGGGGAAGGTTAGGGGGGGGTACAGGTGAGCGCCGAGGAGATGGGGGCTCCCCGCGTGTCCCCACTCCCACCCGGAACATCGCCGGGCTGAAGCACAAcactccccccgccccccctcccccttccttcGTGTTTCTCCTCGCCGGGGCTCGGCGCAGGGAAGGCGGCGAGTCGGTAACGGCGTCGGTGGCCGCAGCCGGCTCCGCGGAGTGCCCAGCGCTGCCGGGGGCTGGACGGGGAGGAAACCTACCTGTAGCCGCAGGTACCTCCTTCCCCCGGCCGCACCGGcggtgtgcgtgtgtgtgtcgCCCCCCACCCCACCTCAACCCCACACCTTCCCCTCCCCGGGGCAGCCCCCGCGGGGGCGGCAGCGCGGCCCCGCATCGCCGGGACCCCCGGCAGCCAGCGCCGCAGTCCGCGGAAAGCGGAACGGGGCCGGGGAAGGGGGTGGGAAGTAGCGAGGGGTAGGAgggagcggggcggggagggggcccGGCGCATCCCCGGTGCATTCCCGGTGCCCTCCCGGTTCACTCTGCCCCGCTTCTCTGGTACTTTTGCAGATAATGTTATGGACATTGGCTTAGCGAACGAAAAGGCCGGTCAGGAGCTGTCCTCTTATTCGGGGACGTTTCAACCAGCCCCGGGCAACAAGACTGTCACCTACCTGGGGAAATTCGCTTTCGACTCGCCCTCCAACTGGTGCCAGGACAACATCATCAGCCTGATGAGCGCCGGCATCCTGGGGGTGCCACCGTCCTCGGGCGCGCTCACCAGCACGCAGAGCTCGGCGGGCAGCATGGGGCCGCCGCAGGGCGAGGTGGACCAGATGTACCCCGCGCTGCCGCCCTACTCCTCCTGCAGTGACCTCTACCCGGAGCCCGTCTCCTTCCACGACCCCCAGAGCAACCCCGGCCTCACTTACTCCCCCCAGGATTACCAGGCCAAACCCGCCTTGGACAGCAACCTCTTCCCCATGATCCCAGACTATAACCTCTACCACCACCCCAACGACATGGGCACCATCACGGAGCACAAACCCTTCCAAAGCTTGGACCCCATCCGCGTCAACCCGCCCCCCATCACCCCGCTGGAGACTATCAAGGCCTTCAAGGACAAGCAGATCCACCCGGGTTTCGGGGGGCTGCCTCAGCCGCCCCTCACCCTCAAGCCCATCCGACCCCGCAAGTATCCCAACCGGCCCAGCAAGACGCCGCTTCACGAGCGGCCCCACGCCTGCCCGGCCGAGGGCTGCGACCGGCGCTTCTCCCGCTCCGACGAGCTCACCCGTCACCTCCGGATCCACACGGGCCACAAGCCCTTCCAGTGCCGCATCTGCATGCGGAGCTTCAGCCGCAGCGACCACCTCACCACCCACATCCGCACCCACACCGGCGAGAAGCCCTTCGCCTGCGAGTTCTGCGGCCGTAAGTTCGCCCGCTCCGACGAGCGCAAGCGACACGCCAAGATCCATCTCaagcagaaggagaagaaggcCGAGAAGGGCTCGGCCGGCCAACCCTCCGCCGTGCCCcccgccaccgccgccgccgccgccgccacctcGCCCCCCGTCGCCCTCGCCCCCGCCGTCACCACGTGCGCTTGAGGGACCGCGCAGGGTGGCACGGCGGcaccccttctcctcccctcccttaCGCTCTGGGGTAAGGGGGACCCCAGGGTGGCCTTgacctcccccctccccgggcTTCAGGATTAACCGGGGGGGGGAGCTGCTCTGCGTGGGTCCACTCCACCCGCAGCCGGATTGAGCGCGGCCAGGCTGCCCGTGCCCGGCTCCTGCCTGCACTCGGATCGACAGGACCCGCACTCCCTGGATCCCGGCTCCCCGCGCCCGGATTAACCCGGGCTCCTGGCTTCCCGCACCCGGATTGCCTGCACCCGCACTCGCCCGGGATCCTGGCTGCCTGCAACCGCGCTGCCCGGACCTGCACTGCCCCGGGGCCGGCTTTGCCCGCACCCTCCTTGCCCGGACCCGGCTCACCCGGatccctgctgcctgcacccTGGATTACCCGCGCTTGCCCGGATTTACCCGGAGCCGGCTGTCCCGGCTCCAGCCTGCCCGCACCCCGAATCCCCCGGGTTCCAACCCGCCCGCACTCAACCTTGGCTCGGTTCCTGATCCCCGGGATCCCACCTCAGCCGGATCCCAGGTACCCGAATCCCCACCTGGGAATTAGGGCTCCACAGGATCGGGCCCTCGCGGCTCACGTCCCAACGCCCAACCCCAGGGACCGGGCTAGTCAGGATCGGGCCCTCCCGGACCCATCCCGCGCGGTTTCCCCGGGAGCTGGACTCGCCCGGATCGGGCCCGTCCGGgtggggatggatggatggagccGAGCCGGTTCCTCTCCGCCTCGCCGGGCCCGATccgctccctcccctccccgtaCCCCCCATCCCCACGCACCGGTTCCCCACGGCAGAGGTAAGCGGGCTCAGCCCCCCCCCCAAGCCGGGCTGGCAGGGTGATGGTGGTGGGGGGACGGCTCTGCGGACCCCCCCTCTCACCCCAACTTCGAGGGGAAGCaacatcccagcagcagctttttgggtttgttttgggttttgttctttGGGTTGTTgttggggggatttttttttcggttgttattttgtttccttttggggtttatttttttttccatccagatGGAAAATTCTTttagagaaaaagcagaaaaaaaaaaagagagagaaaaagacaccCCAGTATTTTGCTGAATACTTTTTATAATGtgagatattttcttttatttggtCACTttaaaccaaccaaccaaccaactacggaggagaaggggggggggggggaaagggaaatCAATGagtcctctattttttttccccccctttctccttctggTATGTGCATGTCATTGCATGactgctctgatttttttcttcttttgttttaataaaactgTGCTCAGACATTTAAGCTAAACTTAAGCAAAAAGAATACATgagttttaaagagaaaagtatatatatatacagaaaaaaaaaacagacaaaaaaatcatCATCTTTGTTGCCAAAAGGTCGTGCTATCCAGGTTTGATGTCTgcatgtgaaaaaagaaaaccccacacacacacacacacacaaacacacaaagaaaagaaacaaaaccacgTTAAATAAGTatagaaagggggaaaaaaaaagagggaagaatTAAAAGAGGAGAAGAATGCAGCTTAATTTCTATGAACAGAAAGGAACAAtatcaaagaaaaacacaaaacaaaacaaaccacgaTCAGGTTTAACCACACAAACCTAAGGGAATGATATTTTTTGAGAGACTTTTGTATAAAGTTGagtacttcagagaaaaaaaaagccaaaaaaaaaaaaaagctcctaCCAGATGTAATATATTTTGtggatgtttttatttcttggaTTTATAGTACCTTATACTaaggttaaaaagaaacaaaaaatgatgCTTGATATTGTGAAAAGGTGATAATTTTCACACACATTTCATTTGCTCATTTGTCATGTTGTAATGCAAAGATGCTAGTTGATGCATTCAGCATTTTTAAGGgattaaacagaaaaacaaaaccagagaaaatcAGAATTATTGAACTGATGTATTGTTGTACCATTTGCACTGTGAGCAAATGCTAATGCAGTAAATATATTGTGTTTGCTGACAATCAAAAGCTGTAgtaaatatctttattttacCTTGGATTtaagaaaacaaccaaaccaaaccaaaagaaTCCAAACCAAACTACACTGGTTTGGGAAAAGCCAGGGAAAGGGAGCCTGTGCTATGTGAGGGGGATGTGGAGACGGTTTGAGCTGTGCAGGACGGTGGGAGCTGGGCCACTTTCAAACCTGCttgtacttgatttttttcccccagtgtttgtattttcttaaatggttatttcatttctttttattttctttctttcatgtttgtttAGAGGGGGAGGGGATGTGGTAGAACCTGGTTATAAATAACCCAACCTTCTTCTCAGCCCCCGCACCCGTTCTCCCTTCAGTTCTGTTCGCAGGACACTCGTGGTGAGACCCGCTGGCAGGACGCTGGGTGACCCCAGGAGCTGACAGGTTTCCCTACTCATTCCTAAGGCTACACCCCAAAACCCtcactcccctcctcctcccctaaACCATCTCTCCTTTGTGTGTTAATTTTGCCCGTGACCCCGGTGCCGTTCCGCCGCGTTGCGTCTGTCGGATAACGGTTGGGCCAAAGAGGATTCAGCCGGTAATGCCCCAATCACCCCGAGGCCACGGCACACACCGGGAGGGTTTTTACCCAGGATGGGTCACTCAGGTTAAAAATAACCCACTGGGTTTCCACACTGGCTCTTGGTATGAGCACGAGGGCTGGGTGGGAGAGATAGCAGCACGAGGTGTTGGAATGTTTGGAGTAGGCGCAGGGGTGGTGGCTTGTGATGGTGAAATCCTTCTCCTGGCATGGAGCTGAAGCCCTGGCTCTCCTGGAGCTGGGATTAGGCTGAGGAGATGCTGAGGGTCTAGCAGGGGGTCTCTTGATCCACACAGGTCTGGTTCTGCTGGGCTTGCTGGCAGTGTTGGTGGCCAGTGTTGGGCTCGCTCGGCGCTCCCAGAGTGTGGAAGCACCAGCACCGCTGTCAAAGTTCTTGCCTTTCAATTTGCATCCACAGCCAGGCCTCTGAGGATCTGTTGCCCCTGCCAGGAGGCTTTAATTTCAGAGAgaccctggggcagctgcccagTGACTCAGGACACGCCTGGCCCAGCCGCTGATGGCATCTCACGGTGTTGGGGATTTTGGCTTTGGAGCCCATGGGCACTGAGCTGAGCAAGCTCCTGCGTCCCCCAGAGCATGGTTGGGTGGCTGAGCCTTTGGTGACCATTAAgatgaggctggagcagttgctgGATGAggtgtggggcaggagggatgATGTGGGGCAGGAGGCATGACGGAGGCTCTCTGTGGCACTGGGTCAGGGTGAGCTCTTCCCTCGGTCCTCTGAGCATCTTGTGGTCTATACAGCAATTCAAGGCCGTGTCTTGGTTTCAGAGCTGCTGGTCCCTTGTGTGGCTCAGCCAAGCCAAGGAGGATGGGCAGGAGCCAGTGCCACCATGGACACagtgcagggagagctgccacGGCTCCCAGCAGCGTCTGAGGGTGCTGtggtggggctgctgctggctgagcgCTTCTCTGCCGGTGGCTCGTGCTGGAAAGAAGATGTTGGGGATGCACAGGCAGGTGTTGGCATGGCAAAGGCTGGCAGAAGGTGCCACACCACCGTCGTTGTGCCACGAAGCACCCAAGTTGCTCCAACACTTTGGGCTCCTTCGCTGCAggcgaggaggaagaggaagaggaggagggaaggagcctACTGGGTGTCAACTGGGCACGGTGgccccagtgctgggctggggaccCAATCTGCCACCCTGGCACAGGTGTGCAGTTGGCAGGACCCTCCTTGAGCAGAGCAGGAAGGTGAGGAGCACCCTTGGGTGGCAAAACGCGTGGAGTGCGTGCAGCACCTTGCACGAAAATGTTGGTTGCTACGGAAACACGGCACTTGCCATCCCCATTCTGGGCTATCTGTgttctggggaggagggaagggctgTGCCAGTCACGTACCAGCTCGACACAACTCGCTGCCTTTCCTTCCTCGACGGCGGCTCTGGGTTCCTGAGGAGGCCACCACCACCTCGCTTCTCTCTGCTGAGGGGCTTCGGGGCTTTGCAAGCTGTTGTTGAAAGCCAAGAGCTCTCCACAGGATGGGATTTGCCTCTGAGGAGGAGCACCAAGAGCTGAGAGATCCCGTCCTCAGGGCTGTGAACGATGAGGACCCGCATCCAGAACCTTCTGGTTTGCAGCTGGTGGACCTCGATGCCACAGATGTCAGTGGGATCCCTTCCTGATCTCAGCCTCAGGCCACTGgctcagcctgtcctgctgccccagcaggaGACATCATCTGCAGAAGGTCTGAATGGTTCCTGCATCGCCTGACCCTCATCTCCTGCCCTGTGGATCCATGTCCCCTTTGTCCCCATCCCCGGTCAGGGTGGCAGGGCCAACCTCTGCTCTTGGCACAGCGTTTTGGAGGAAGCACTCCAAGCCTGCCCCCCTCCTTGCACATGGCCAGGCCAGACCTCCATGGAAGATGCTCCCTGAGCCTCGTGGACATCCAGATCTCAGGACTTGTTTGTCCCAGCTGTGCTTCTGGCCCTTCCTGTGCTGTGTCCCCTGTGCCCCGAGGTGCCAGCACTGGGGACGGCACCCAGGAGCACCAGCGTGTCCCAGCAGGCAGACTGGGACCAAACCCTTCCTGCCACCAGCCTTGCTccatccttcctcttcctccacgCCTCAGCCGGGGGCACAAGCAGGGTCTGACACTCCATCAGCACCTCCAAATTGGTTCCTTTCCACCGTGCCACCACCCTGCCGTGCaacctcccctccccacccacgCCAGGGATGCCAACACCCGCTGcttctccccatcccagcacaaactcagtgctggggggctgtgctgaCCTGGCCACCGTGCCCACCGCTTGCCCTCTGGTTGCCCACCCAAATcctgccccctccctcctccttttcccctgctCCTTTTGGGCTAATCCTCTGT
This genomic window contains:
- the EGR3 gene encoding early growth response protein 3 isoform X1 — translated: MTGKLLEKLPGTMNTLMNQLPDNLYPEEIPNSLNIFSSSSDSVAHYNQMAADNVMDIGLANEKAGQELSSYSGTFQPAPGNKTVTYLGKFAFDSPSNWCQDNIISLMSAGILGVPPSSGALTSTQSSAGSMGPPQGEVDQMYPALPPYSSCSDLYPEPVSFHDPQSNPGLTYSPQDYQAKPALDSNLFPMIPDYNLYHHPNDMGTITEHKPFQSLDPIRVNPPPITPLETIKAFKDKQIHPGFGGLPQPPLTLKPIRPRKYPNRPSKTPLHERPHACPAEGCDRRFSRSDELTRHLRIHTGHKPFQCRICMRSFSRSDHLTTHIRTHTGEKPFACEFCGRKFARSDERKRHAKIHLKQKEKKAEKGSAGQPSAVPPATAAAAAATSPPVALAPAVTTCA
- the EGR3 gene encoding early growth response protein 3 isoform X2: MDIGLANEKAGQELSSYSGTFQPAPGNKTVTYLGKFAFDSPSNWCQDNIISLMSAGILGVPPSSGALTSTQSSAGSMGPPQGEVDQMYPALPPYSSCSDLYPEPVSFHDPQSNPGLTYSPQDYQAKPALDSNLFPMIPDYNLYHHPNDMGTITEHKPFQSLDPIRVNPPPITPLETIKAFKDKQIHPGFGGLPQPPLTLKPIRPRKYPNRPSKTPLHERPHACPAEGCDRRFSRSDELTRHLRIHTGHKPFQCRICMRSFSRSDHLTTHIRTHTGEKPFACEFCGRKFARSDERKRHAKIHLKQKEKKAEKGSAGQPSAVPPATAAAAAATSPPVALAPAVTTCA